One window from the genome of Rhodobacteraceae bacterium S2214 encodes:
- a CDS encoding ABC transporter ATP-binding protein, which yields MTLQVNDISKVVGGQTHIKPTTLTLETGHFNVLLGKTGSGKTSLIKMMAGLDPIASGQIIMEGQDVTKLTTQKRNISLVHQFFVNYPHMTVYDNIASPLKVAGMAKSEIQGRVEEAADILQLRPMLHRRPHELSGGQQQRTALARAIAKESRAVFLDEPLANLDYKLREELREQLPELFAGRGAVVVYATSEPEEALLLGGYTGLMDDGNVVQFGKTAEIYRTPGSLMAASVFSDPPINTAVVKKLGDTVSMGDATWQAANGLVDGTYTMAVRPHHVTPVASAQNTVALSGKVLVTELSGSESSAHFAMPGADWVSLAHGVHPYEIGEDHPFYLDPTACFYFAPDGSLVIGESV from the coding sequence ATGACACTCCAAGTAAATGATATTTCCAAAGTGGTTGGTGGGCAGACCCATATCAAACCAACGACTTTGACGCTTGAGACAGGCCATTTCAATGTCCTGCTTGGGAAGACCGGATCGGGCAAAACGTCACTGATCAAAATGATGGCCGGACTTGATCCGATTGCCAGTGGCCAGATCATCATGGAAGGCCAAGACGTGACCAAGCTGACGACGCAAAAGCGTAACATCAGTCTCGTCCATCAGTTCTTTGTAAATTACCCGCACATGACCGTGTACGACAACATCGCCTCGCCGCTGAAAGTGGCTGGGATGGCGAAGTCGGAAATTCAGGGTCGCGTGGAAGAAGCCGCAGATATTCTGCAATTGCGCCCGATGCTGCATCGCAGGCCACATGAATTGTCCGGTGGGCAGCAACAACGCACCGCGTTGGCCCGTGCGATTGCAAAGGAAAGCCGCGCAGTGTTTCTGGACGAACCGCTAGCGAACCTTGATTACAAACTGCGTGAAGAATTACGCGAACAGCTCCCCGAACTTTTCGCAGGTCGCGGCGCGGTCGTGGTTTACGCAACATCCGAACCAGAAGAGGCATTGCTGCTGGGCGGCTACACCGGATTGATGGACGACGGAAACGTCGTCCAGTTCGGCAAGACTGCCGAGATCTATCGCACGCCCGGATCGCTGATGGCCGCTTCTGTATTCTCTGACCCGCCGATCAACACGGCCGTGGTGAAGAAATTGGGCGATACTGTTTCGATGGGCGACGCGACTTGGCAAGCCGCAAATGGGTTGGTCGATGGCACCTACACGATGGCTGTCCGTCCGCATCACGTCACACCTGTGGCTAGCGCCCAGAATACCGTCGCGCTGTCCGGTAAGGTGCTTGTGACGGAATTGTCCGGCTCGGAAAGTTCTGCGCATTTCGCGATGCCGGGGGCGGATTGGGTGTCGCTGGCACATGGCGTCCACCCCTATGAGATCGGCGAAGATCATCCATTCTACCTTGATCCGACCGCCTGCTTTTACTTCGCGCCTGACGGGTCGCTTGTCATAGGGGAATCCGTCTGA
- a CDS encoding DUF2160 domain-containing protein, producing MLTWMAWTWPTALFFIGLFSTMGVITFIEIRYPGTSERKGALGLTTTRGDRLFLSLLGTAYIFLAWLFFFGMPLWGPLAISIAWGVFCFWKV from the coding sequence ATGTTGACTTGGATGGCATGGACGTGGCCAACGGCACTGTTCTTTATCGGGTTGTTCAGCACAATGGGCGTGATCACCTTCATCGAAATCCGCTACCCCGGCACGTCAGAACGCAAAGGGGCGCTGGGGCTGACGACAACACGGGGTGACAGGTTGTTCCTGTCCCTGCTCGGAACCGCCTATATCTTTCTCGCATGGCTGTTCTTTTTCGGCATGCCGCTCTGGGGGCCGCTCGCGATCAGCATCGCATGGGGCGTGTTCTGTTTCTGGAAGGTTTGA
- a CDS encoding ABC transporter ATP-binding protein, with protein MSSIVSVRDLRKAYAGGFEALKGVSLEIEEGEILALLGPNGAGKTTLISTICGITVPTSGSVAVGGHDTQTDFRKARDLIGLVPQEINLEPFETVMSTVRFTRGLFGKPRNDAYIEQILKDLSLFDKKDNKIMMLSGGMKRRVLIAKALAHEPRVLFLDEPTAGVDVELRKDMWDVVAKLKQSGVTIILTTHYIEEAEAIADRVGVIAKGEILLVQDKADLMAQMGQKQLKIEVSEPVPSVPAALAGYALEADGTTLTYTYDTKGERTGITTLLNDLQKAGIQMVDIQTEQSSLEDIFVGLLKEDA; from the coding sequence ATGTCATCCATTGTTTCCGTGCGCGATTTGCGCAAAGCCTATGCCGGCGGGTTTGAGGCGCTGAAAGGCGTGTCGCTTGAAATTGAAGAAGGCGAAATTCTCGCACTTCTCGGGCCAAACGGGGCCGGTAAAACCACACTGATTTCAACGATTTGCGGGATTACGGTTCCAACATCCGGGTCTGTTGCGGTTGGCGGTCACGATACACAGACCGATTTTCGCAAAGCGCGCGATCTGATCGGTTTGGTTCCGCAAGAGATCAATCTTGAACCGTTCGAAACGGTCATGAGCACGGTGCGCTTTACGCGTGGTTTGTTCGGCAAGCCGCGTAACGACGCGTATATCGAACAAATTCTGAAAGATCTGTCTTTGTTCGATAAGAAGGACAACAAGATCATGATGTTGTCTGGCGGTATGAAGCGCCGCGTGTTGATTGCCAAAGCGTTGGCGCATGAACCGCGTGTCTTGTTCTTGGATGAACCAACCGCAGGCGTGGACGTCGAGCTGCGCAAGGACATGTGGGACGTGGTCGCGAAGCTAAAGCAAAGCGGCGTCACGATAATTCTAACGACCCACTACATCGAAGAAGCGGAAGCTATTGCAGACCGTGTTGGTGTGATCGCAAAGGGCGAAATCCTATTGGTCCAGGATAAGGCCGACTTGATGGCCCAGATGGGGCAAAAGCAGTTGAAGATCGAAGTGTCTGAACCAGTACCATCGGTTCCAGCAGCCTTGGCCGGTTACGCGCTAGAGGCAGACGGGACGACACTCACTTACACCTACGACACCAAAGGTGAACGCACCGGCATCACCACGCTTCTGAATGATCTGCAAAAAGCGGGTATTCAGATGGTAGATATTCAGACCGAACAAAGCAGTCTTGAAGACATCTTTGTTGGTCTTTTGAAGGAAGACGCATGA
- a CDS encoding sugar ABC transporter permease, which yields MKTESQKAWFFVLPVLLLVAFNALIPMMTVVNYSVQETFGNNVFFWEGLRWFEELLHSERFHAALGRQFLFTGIILAIEVPLGIIIALSMPRQGMWVPVCLVLMALPMLIPWNVVGAMWNIFALPDIGLLGYFMNTTLGIDYDMTQSPLAAWATIITMDVWHWTSLVVLLSYAGLVSIPDAYYQAAKIDGASPFKVFRYIQLPKMKQVLTIAILLRFMDSFNIYTEVFVMTGGGPGNSTTFLSIDLVKIALGQFDLGPAAAMSLIYFAVTLLVSWLFYTLMTKDDAP from the coding sequence ATGAAAACCGAATCCCAAAAGGCGTGGTTCTTCGTGCTGCCAGTCCTACTGCTGGTCGCCTTCAACGCCCTGATCCCGATGATGACCGTGGTAAATTATTCGGTCCAAGAAACATTCGGTAACAACGTCTTCTTCTGGGAAGGCCTGCGTTGGTTCGAAGAATTGCTGCATTCCGAACGCTTTCACGCGGCATTAGGGCGCCAGTTCCTGTTCACGGGCATTATCCTCGCGATCGAGGTCCCGCTAGGCATCATCATCGCCCTGTCCATGCCGCGCCAAGGCATGTGGGTGCCGGTTTGTCTTGTCCTTATGGCACTACCGATGTTGATCCCGTGGAACGTGGTTGGCGCGATGTGGAACATCTTTGCGCTGCCTGACATCGGCTTGCTTGGCTATTTCATGAACACGACGCTTGGCATTGACTATGACATGACGCAAAGCCCGCTTGCAGCGTGGGCCACGATTATCACGATGGATGTGTGGCACTGGACGTCGCTGGTTGTCTTGCTATCTTACGCAGGCCTCGTGTCGATCCCGGACGCCTATTACCAAGCGGCCAAAATTGACGGCGCATCGCCCTTCAAGGTGTTCCGCTACATTCAATTGCCGAAGATGAAACAGGTCCTGACCATCGCGATCCTGCTGCGGTTTATGGACAGCTTTAACATCTACACAGAGGTCTTCGTGATGACCGGTGGTGGGCCCGGTAATTCGACCACATTCCTGTCGATTGATCTGGTGAAAATCGCACTTGGTCAGTTTGACCTTGGTCCGGCGGCTGCCATGTCACTGATCTATTTCGCGGTCACGCTGCTGGTCAGCTGGTTATTCTACACACTTATGACGAAGGATGACGCGCCATGA
- a CDS encoding M56 family metallopeptidase — translation MTPEHLLSVYIDTNIVLLTVAAVWFFAKRLIARTPLKTAYLTQLHLLYGLIAMVVVSPIVIYGMDMGQRLGWLSGPTGISVSDFLISQYLHGNIAMTPSKFEHLLMIRTELTHEIASMTSWLGYVVLGSLSAGFAIIVVRNARDTVQLMGMIRRSYVLRRIGRIDVRFTHETCVPFSTRGLFRHYIVLPTGLLAQSNDVRIAVSHEIQHVRQRDLTWEIALELVRPFFFWNPAFAYCKRDVERIRELACDQQVLGRNTHPIRDYCECLLRVCQTSLMGDRTNQIITPSVPFVQIDKRANASHTESFLKTRIMSVLDDEHPQNTRHMGSVLMLSLFAVVVCATIALRPVNDWSHDRLMLSTIVNLERLNSRTVSP, via the coding sequence ATGACCCCTGAACATCTGCTAAGCGTTTATATTGACACGAATATCGTTCTACTGACCGTGGCCGCGGTCTGGTTCTTTGCCAAACGCCTGATCGCACGAACGCCTTTGAAAACGGCGTATTTGACACAGCTTCATCTGCTTTACGGGTTGATCGCGATGGTCGTCGTATCCCCGATTGTGATTTACGGCATGGATATGGGCCAGCGGCTGGGCTGGCTGTCTGGGCCAACCGGCATTAGCGTGTCCGACTTCCTTATTTCCCAATATTTGCACGGCAACATCGCGATGACCCCGTCGAAGTTCGAGCATCTGTTGATGATCCGGACCGAACTGACCCATGAGATCGCATCGATGACAAGCTGGCTTGGCTATGTCGTGCTTGGCAGTTTGTCCGCAGGTTTTGCAATCATCGTCGTCCGCAATGCCCGTGACACGGTGCAGCTGATGGGGATGATCCGTCGCAGCTATGTCTTGCGCCGCATTGGTCGGATTGATGTCCGTTTTACCCATGAAACTTGTGTGCCGTTCTCGACACGTGGCCTGTTCCGTCATTACATCGTGCTGCCAACCGGCTTGCTGGCCCAAAGTAATGATGTTCGCATCGCTGTCAGCCATGAAATCCAGCATGTGCGCCAACGCGATCTGACGTGGGAAATCGCGTTGGAATTGGTCCGCCCGTTCTTCTTTTGGAACCCTGCCTTTGCGTATTGCAAACGCGATGTGGAACGCATCCGCGAACTGGCCTGCGATCAACAGGTCTTGGGCCGCAACACGCATCCGATCCGCGATTATTGTGAATGTCTATTGCGTGTCTGTCAGACCAGCCTCATGGGCGACCGCACTAACCAGATCATCACGCCAAGCGTGCCCTTCGTGCAGATCGACAAACGGGCAAACGCGAGCCACACGGAAAGCTTTCTGAAAACGCGCATTATGTCCGTGCTTGATGACGAACACCCGCAGAATACCCGACATATGGGGTCTGTGCTGATGTTGTCGCTGTTCGCTGTTGTGGTTTGCGCGACGATTGCGCTGCGCCCTGTTAATGACTGGAGCCATGACAGGCTGATGTTGTCGACAATCGTGAACCTTGAACGGTTGAATAGTCGCACTGTTAGTCCGTGA
- a CDS encoding ABC transporter ATP-binding protein, translated as MAKITLSKLRHSYMPNPKSPADYALKEIDLDWSDGGAYALLGPSGCGKSTLLNIISGLLEPSEGQILFDGKDVTALPPDQRNIAQVFQFPVIYDTMTVYDNLAFPLRNRGVAEDRVKQRVTEIAEMLEVTEMLGAKAAGLSPDNKQKISMGRGLVRDDVNVVMFDEPLTVIDPHLKWKLRSKLKELHQKVRATMIYVTHDQTEALTFADQVVVMQDGEIVQIGTPVELFERPAHTFVGHFIGSPGMNVLDAEVRDGGAFLQGHHVGLEGTINTNAGTPQIGVRPEFVTLGDTGLPATVRKVSDIGRHSVVEAMIGDTAVKAVTEGAVPEKGAAVHLQFQQNQTRLYRDGWLATTGKNP; from the coding sequence ATGGCCAAGATTACACTATCTAAACTGCGGCATAGCTACATGCCCAACCCGAAATCCCCTGCTGATTATGCCTTGAAAGAGATTGATCTGGATTGGTCCGATGGCGGTGCTTACGCCCTGCTTGGTCCGTCTGGTTGTGGCAAATCTACGTTGCTCAACATCATTTCTGGCCTGTTGGAACCGTCCGAAGGGCAGATCCTGTTCGACGGCAAAGACGTGACCGCGTTGCCGCCTGATCAACGCAATATCGCGCAGGTATTTCAGTTTCCGGTGATCTACGACACGATGACTGTTTACGATAACCTTGCCTTCCCGCTGCGCAATCGCGGTGTTGCCGAGGACCGCGTGAAGCAACGCGTGACCGAGATTGCAGAGATGTTGGAAGTCACGGAAATGCTAGGGGCGAAGGCGGCTGGTCTGTCGCCTGACAACAAACAAAAGATCTCCATGGGACGGGGATTGGTGCGGGACGATGTCAATGTGGTGATGTTCGACGAACCGCTGACTGTCATCGACCCGCATCTGAAATGGAAGCTGCGGAGCAAGTTGAAAGAGCTGCACCAAAAAGTGCGCGCGACGATGATCTACGTGACGCATGACCAAACCGAAGCGTTGACCTTCGCCGACCAAGTGGTCGTGATGCAGGACGGCGAGATTGTGCAGATCGGCACGCCGGTTGAGCTGTTTGAACGGCCAGCACATACCTTTGTTGGCCACTTCATCGGATCGCCCGGAATGAATGTTCTGGATGCAGAGGTCCGCGATGGCGGCGCGTTCTTGCAGGGTCATCATGTGGGTCTGGAAGGCACAATCAATACAAATGCGGGCACACCGCAGATCGGCGTGCGGCCAGAGTTTGTGACGCTTGGCGATACGGGCCTGCCTGCAACGGTGCGCAAAGTGTCCGACATTGGACGGCATAGCGTTGTTGAGGCGATGATCGGCGATACAGCCGTGAAAGCCGTGACCGAAGGCGCTGTTCCCGAAAAAGGCGCCGCTGTGCACCTGCAATTCCAACAAAACCAGACGCGACTTTACCGTGACGGCTGGCTTGCCACGACGGGGAAAAACCCATGA
- a CDS encoding carbohydrate ABC transporter permease: MKKRNLIPIIYILFLLLPIYWLVAMSFKTTNEILAGFSLFPQTFTVENYTTIFTDPTWYWGYINSIIYVSLNTVISIAVALPAAYAFSRYRFLGDKTLFFWLLTNRMAPAAVFALPFFQLYSAVELFDTHLAVALAHCLFNIPLAVWILEGFMGGVPKELDETAYVDGYSFPRFFMTIFLPSIKAGVGVAAFFCFMFSWVELLLAKTLTAVDAKPIAATMTKTASSAGYELGLLAAAGTLTIIPGAIVIYFVRNYIAKGFALGRV, translated from the coding sequence ATGAAAAAGCGTAATCTGATCCCGATTATCTACATCTTGTTTCTGCTGTTGCCGATCTACTGGCTGGTGGCGATGTCATTCAAAACCACGAACGAAATCCTCGCGGGGTTCAGCCTGTTCCCGCAGACGTTCACGGTGGAGAACTACACGACGATCTTCACCGATCCGACGTGGTACTGGGGCTACATCAACTCGATTATCTATGTGTCACTGAACACGGTAATCTCCATCGCGGTGGCCCTGCCTGCGGCCTATGCATTCAGCCGGTATCGGTTCTTGGGCGATAAGACATTGTTCTTCTGGTTGCTGACCAATCGGATGGCGCCGGCTGCGGTCTTCGCCTTGCCGTTCTTCCAGCTATATTCTGCGGTCGAATTATTCGACACCCACCTTGCCGTAGCTTTGGCGCATTGCTTGTTCAACATCCCGCTGGCGGTGTGGATTTTGGAAGGCTTCATGGGCGGCGTCCCGAAAGAGCTGGACGAAACCGCCTATGTCGATGGCTACTCCTTCCCGCGCTTTTTCATGACGATCTTCTTGCCGTCAATCAAAGCGGGTGTTGGGGTCGCGGCGTTCTTCTGCTTCATGTTCTCGTGGGTGGAACTGCTGCTGGCGAAAACCTTGACGGCGGTGGACGCGAAACCAATCGCTGCAACAATGACGAAAACGGCGTCCTCTGCGGGGTACGAGCTTGGACTGTTGGCCGCGGCTGGTACGCTCACCATTATTCCGGGCGCCATCGTGATCTATTTTGTGCGCAACTACATTGCGAAGGGCTTTGCCCTCGGGAGAGTTTGA
- a CDS encoding S49 family peptidase, with translation MKRFIPFMKSEPVVSVVRLQGAITNGGRGLDDVSLAPVLEKAFTRGKPKAVALQINCPGGSPAQSSLIAARIRRLADENDLPVVAFVEDVAASGGYWLACAADEIFVDESSMTGSIGVITAGFGLDKAISNYGIERRVHTAGKSKSMLDPFKPEKEEDITRLKGWLEELHGIFISYVKSRRGDKLSDNPDLFTGEVYFGRNAIKEGLVDGLGHLVPVMKDRFGEKVRFRKYGEKKSLLSRFGMSMMQDAVYLAEDRAAFARFGL, from the coding sequence ATGAAACGCTTTATCCCCTTTATGAAGTCCGAACCTGTCGTGTCAGTTGTCCGCCTGCAAGGCGCGATCACCAATGGCGGGCGCGGTCTGGATGACGTCAGCCTCGCACCAGTGTTGGAAAAAGCCTTTACCAGAGGCAAACCCAAAGCGGTCGCTTTGCAGATCAATTGTCCGGGCGGATCGCCTGCGCAATCGTCGTTGATCGCAGCACGTATTCGCAGGCTGGCTGACGAAAACGATTTGCCCGTCGTGGCCTTCGTCGAAGATGTGGCCGCGTCTGGTGGGTATTGGCTTGCCTGCGCGGCGGATGAAATCTTTGTCGATGAAAGTTCGATGACCGGATCTATCGGTGTAATCACTGCCGGGTTTGGGCTAGACAAAGCGATCAGCAATTACGGGATCGAACGGCGGGTACATACGGCTGGGAAATCCAAATCGATGCTGGACCCGTTCAAGCCTGAAAAAGAAGAAGATATCACGCGGTTGAAAGGCTGGCTGGAAGAATTGCATGGCATTTTCATCAGCTACGTTAAATCGCGGCGCGGCGACAAACTGTCCGACAATCCTGACCTGTTCACGGGCGAAGTCTACTTTGGCCGGAACGCGATCAAAGAAGGGCTGGTTGATGGACTTGGCCATCTGGTACCTGTGATGAAGGACCGTTTTGGCGAAAAAGTCCGGTTCCGCAAATACGGCGAAAAGAAATCGCTGTTGTCACGGTTTGGCATGTCGATGATGCAAGACGCCGTTTACTTGGCAGAGGATCGGGCAGCATTTGCACGATTTGGCCTCTGA
- a CDS encoding BlaI/MecI/CopY family transcriptional regulator: MRQKKKSEFLTEVELEFMTELWALGEGTVRDVLAQLAPDRDLAYTSAATILRIMEQKEFVTSEKQGKTFVYKPALAKDAYQTKTLQDLSNKLFDGTPASMVARLVNDKGMSEAALEEIRALLDRRLTDNDP; the protein is encoded by the coding sequence ATGCGGCAAAAGAAAAAGAGCGAGTTTCTGACTGAGGTCGAGCTAGAGTTCATGACTGAACTTTGGGCGCTTGGTGAAGGAACAGTGCGCGATGTGCTGGCCCAATTGGCGCCGGACCGCGACCTTGCTTACACATCCGCCGCCACGATCCTGCGGATTATGGAACAGAAGGAATTTGTCACAAGCGAAAAGCAGGGCAAAACTTTCGTTTATAAACCGGCCTTGGCCAAAGATGCCTACCAGACAAAAACGCTCCAAGACCTGTCGAACAAGCTGTTCGATGGGACACCGGCGTCGATGGTTGCGCGTTTGGTGAATGACAAAGGCATGTCTGAAGCAGCATTGGAAGAAATACGGGCGTTATTGGACAGGAGATTGACTGATAATGACCCCTGA
- a CDS encoding ABC transporter permease — protein sequence MNLIAIQSIYRFEMARFFRTLTQSLISPVISTALYFVVFGAAIGSRMENVEGVPYGAFIVPGLIMLTVMTQATSNASFGIYFPKFIGTIYELLSAPVNFLEITIGYVGAAATKALIIGMIILGTSYLFVDITIAHPLAMLAFLFLTALSFALLGFIIGIWAGNFEQLQLIPLLVITPLVFLGGSFYSTSMLPPVWQTITLFNPVHYLISGFRWSFFGVADVPVGISLIAIAVFTGACVTAIWWIFRTGWRIRQ from the coding sequence ATGAACCTGATAGCTATCCAGTCGATCTACCGCTTCGAAATGGCGCGGTTCTTTCGGACGTTGACCCAATCGTTGATTTCGCCAGTCATTTCGACGGCACTTTATTTCGTTGTTTTTGGCGCAGCCATCGGTAGCCGCATGGAAAACGTCGAAGGCGTGCCATACGGCGCGTTTATCGTTCCTGGCCTGATCATGTTGACCGTGATGACCCAAGCCACGTCAAACGCGTCGTTCGGCATCTATTTCCCCAAATTCATCGGGACGATCTACGAACTATTGTCCGCGCCTGTGAACTTCCTAGAGATCACTATCGGCTATGTTGGGGCGGCGGCGACGAAGGCGTTGATTATCGGGATGATTATTCTGGGCACGTCCTACCTGTTCGTTGATATCACCATCGCCCATCCGCTTGCGATGCTGGCGTTCTTGTTCCTGACAGCACTCAGTTTTGCGCTGCTGGGTTTCATCATCGGCATTTGGGCGGGCAACTTTGAACAACTTCAGCTGATCCCGCTATTGGTTATCACACCGCTCGTCTTCCTTGGCGGGTCATTCTATTCGACGTCGATGCTGCCGCCAGTTTGGCAGACCATCACGCTGTTTAACCCGGTGCATTACTTGATATCCGGTTTCCGTTGGTCGTTCTTTGGTGTGGCTGACGTGCCGGTTGGCATCAGTTTGATCGCGATTGCGGTCTTTACGGGGGCCTGTGTCACCGCAATCTGGTGGATATTCCGCACAGGTTGGCGCATTCGGCAGTGA
- a CDS encoding ABC transporter substrate-binding protein, translating to MRKYLLSAVAVSAVVAGSNSALADEAAAQRWIDQEFQPSTLSKDDQMAEMQWFINAAEPFSGMEINVLSEGIPTHSYESEVLTKAFEEITGIKVNHQILGEGEVVQAVQTQMQTNRNLYDGYVNDSDLIGTHSRLQQAYNLTEQMAGDWAATTSPTLDLPDFMGSQFTTGPDGNLYQLPDQQFANLYWFRKDWFDNADYQAAFEEKYGYPLGVPVNWSAYEDIAEFFSNDVKEIDGVAIYGHMDYGKRAPDLGWRMTDAWLSMAGAGSKGEPNGVPIDEWGIRMEEGSCNPVGASVTRGGAANGPAAVYAIRKWDEWLRAYAPPGAASYDFYQSLPALAQGNVAQQIFWYTAFTADMVAPRSAGNNTVDEEGTPLWRMAPSPHGPYWEEGQKVGYQDVGSWTFLNSTPSDRAQAAWLYAQFVTSKTVDVKKSHVGLTFIRDSSVNHESFSERAPQLGGLVEFYRSPDRVAWSPTGINVPDYPKLAQIWWQQIGDVNSGAFTPQEAMDRLAEEMDITMGRMQAADEAANVYGGCGPRLNDEQTAEYWYANGGAKPPLENEKPQGETVNYDELVARWAAQ from the coding sequence ATGCGTAAGTATCTGCTCTCCGCAGTTGCGGTTTCAGCCGTGGTTGCGGGGTCCAATAGCGCTTTGGCTGATGAAGCCGCAGCACAACGTTGGATTGATCAAGAATTCCAGCCATCCACATTGTCCAAAGACGATCAGATGGCCGAAATGCAGTGGTTTATTAACGCTGCAGAACCGTTTTCTGGCATGGAAATCAACGTCCTGTCCGAAGGCATCCCGACACATTCCTACGAAAGCGAAGTCCTGACAAAGGCGTTCGAGGAAATCACGGGCATCAAGGTAAACCACCAAATTTTGGGTGAGGGCGAGGTCGTTCAGGCCGTGCAAACCCAGATGCAAACGAACCGGAACCTGTATGACGGTTACGTCAACGATTCCGATTTGATCGGCACACATTCCCGTTTGCAGCAGGCCTATAACCTGACGGAACAAATGGCGGGTGACTGGGCGGCGACAACGTCCCCGACGCTTGATTTGCCTGACTTCATGGGCAGCCAGTTCACCACTGGTCCGGATGGCAATCTGTATCAGTTGCCGGATCAGCAGTTTGCGAACCTGTATTGGTTCCGCAAAGACTGGTTTGACAATGCTGATTACCAAGCAGCGTTTGAGGAAAAGTATGGCTACCCATTGGGTGTACCAGTCAACTGGTCCGCTTACGAAGATATCGCCGAGTTCTTTAGCAACGACGTGAAAGAAATCGACGGTGTCGCAATCTATGGTCACATGGATTACGGCAAACGTGCGCCTGACCTTGGTTGGCGGATGACGGATGCGTGGCTGTCTATGGCAGGTGCCGGATCGAAGGGCGAACCAAACGGTGTGCCGATCGATGAATGGGGCATCCGCATGGAAGAGGGCAGCTGTAACCCAGTGGGTGCATCTGTCACACGTGGTGGTGCGGCGAACGGCCCAGCAGCTGTTTATGCGATCCGTAAGTGGGACGAATGGCTGCGGGCATATGCGCCTCCGGGTGCTGCGTCTTATGACTTCTACCAGTCTTTGCCAGCATTGGCCCAAGGCAACGTGGCCCAGCAGATCTTCTGGTACACAGCGTTCACAGCCGACATGGTTGCCCCGCGATCCGCAGGTAACAACACGGTGGACGAAGAAGGCACACCGCTTTGGCGTATGGCCCCATCCCCGCATGGTCCATACTGGGAAGAAGGTCAGAAAGTCGGCTACCAAGACGTGGGCAGCTGGACGTTCCTGAACTCTACACCGTCTGATCGTGCGCAGGCTGCTTGGCTTTATGCCCAGTTCGTCACATCCAAGACTGTGGACGTGAAGAAATCCCACGTAGGTCTGACATTCATCCGCGATTCATCTGTGAACCACGAAAGCTTTAGCGAACGTGCACCACAGTTGGGTGGTTTGGTTGAATTCTACCGTTCTCCGGATCGTGTGGCTTGGTCCCCAACCGGCATCAACGTGCCTGACTATCCAAAGCTCGCGCAGATTTGGTGGCAGCAGATTGGTGACGTGAATTCTGGCGCGTTTACACCGCAAGAAGCCATGGATCGTCTGGCCGAAGAAATGGACATCACCATGGGTCGTATGCAGGCAGCTGATGAAGCCGCCAATGTTTACGGCGGATGTGGTCCACGTCTGAACGACGAACAAACTGCGGAATACTGGTACGCAAACGGCGGCGCAAAGCCACCGCTTGAGAACGAGAAACCGCAGGGTGAAACCGTCAACTACGACGAACTCGTTGCTCGCTGGGCGGCACAGTAA